In Apium graveolens cultivar Ventura chromosome 10, ASM990537v1, whole genome shotgun sequence, the following are encoded in one genomic region:
- the LOC141693912 gene encoding wound-induced protein 1, with amino-acid sequence MDAMSPVSDLERANRATVDGLYKALAKGNTRKAAKVVGNDLEWWFHGPQNCHHMMRVLTGESSYNEFTFEPRSISVIDDRVIVEGWEGAKVYWVHVWTVNKGTITQFREYFNTWLTITELRPLSWLNSSTVWQSQPRDLFKRSLPALMLAM; translated from the coding sequence ATGGATGCTATGTCGCCGGTATCTGATTTAGAGAGGGCAAACAGGGCGACCGTCGATGGACTTTATAAGGCGTTGGCGAAAGGTAACACTAGAAAAGCAGCTAAAGTGGTGGGAAACGACCTAGAATGGTGGTTCCATGGACCACAAAATTGCCACCACATGATGCGGGTTCTCACAGGAGAATCATCGTATAATGAGTTCACATTCGAGCCTCGTAGCATTAGTGTGATTGATGATCGCGTTATTGTGGAAGGTTGGGAAGGTGCAAAGGTGTATTGGGTGCATGTGTGGACTGTGAACAAGGGAACCATAACGCAATTTAGGGAGTATTTCAACACTTGGCTCACGATAACTGAGTTGCGGCCATTGAGTTGGCTGAATAGCTCCACCGTGTGGCAAAGCCAGCCTAGGGATCTTTTCAAACGATCTTTGCCAGCACTTATGCTTGCCATGTGA